The Gordonia sp. KTR9 genome contains a region encoding:
- a CDS encoding LLM class flavin-dependent oxidoreductase: protein MPRRGEPLRKLGFLTIGRFDGDNPRPGHLETLRMIELAVQLGFDSVWVRNRHFQYGISSPVAVLAAAAVRTSRIELGTAVIPLGMENPLRLAEDLATVDILSDGRLNPGVSVGVPMRYDDYKTSMYPETHALENFSKDRVVRLLDGLRGEPVSDFEGTVGIETFSRRVQPHSPGLADRVWYGGGLSSAIWAGRQGLNYLTSSVVTIEGTRSRDFATIQAEHIDAYRANHIDPDRARVSQGLVVIPTDSATPSQVRKYRAYADSRYERTLTPQGPRGLLFSPDHVGPSDELAEKLYDHAGFQRATEVAFALPFSFDEPDYLQIVGDLAGRLGPALGWAPAGGDV from the coding sequence ATGCCTCGACGCGGTGAACCCCTCCGTAAGCTCGGATTCCTGACCATCGGACGCTTCGACGGCGACAACCCTCGCCCCGGCCACCTCGAAACGCTGCGGATGATCGAGCTCGCCGTACAACTCGGCTTCGACAGCGTGTGGGTGCGCAACCGCCACTTCCAGTACGGCATCTCCTCACCCGTGGCAGTGCTGGCGGCCGCCGCGGTGCGGACCAGCCGCATCGAGCTGGGCACCGCGGTGATCCCACTCGGTATGGAGAACCCGCTGCGCCTGGCCGAGGATCTGGCGACCGTCGACATCCTCAGCGACGGACGTCTCAATCCAGGTGTGTCCGTGGGCGTCCCGATGCGCTACGACGACTACAAGACTTCGATGTATCCCGAAACCCATGCGCTGGAGAACTTCTCGAAGGACCGGGTGGTGCGGCTGCTGGACGGCCTGCGCGGTGAACCGGTCAGCGACTTCGAGGGGACCGTCGGGATCGAGACCTTCTCGCGGCGAGTGCAACCGCACTCACCCGGCCTGGCCGATCGGGTCTGGTACGGAGGCGGACTCAGCTCGGCGATCTGGGCGGGCCGGCAGGGGCTCAACTACCTGACCTCCTCGGTGGTGACCATCGAGGGAACACGGTCGCGAGACTTCGCCACCATTCAGGCCGAACACATCGACGCCTACCGCGCCAATCACATCGATCCCGACCGTGCGCGGGTCTCCCAGGGACTGGTGGTCATCCCCACGGACTCGGCAACCCCGAGCCAGGTCCGGAAATACCGGGCCTATGCCGACAGCCGATACGAGCGCACGCTCACCCCGCAGGGTCCGCGTGGCCTGCTGTTCTCGCCGGACCACGTCGGGCCGTCCGACGAGCTCGCCGAGAAGCTCTATGATCACGCGGGATTCCAACGCGCCACGGAGGTGGCCTTCGCGTTGCCGTTCTCCTTCGATGAACCCGATTACCTGCAGATCGTGGGTGATCTCGCCGGACGGCTCGGGCCGGCACTCGGCTGGGCGCCGGCCGGGGGCGATGTGTAG
- the poxB gene encoding ubiquinone-dependent pyruvate dehydrogenase — MSTTVAERIVEELDRAGVRRVHGLPGDSLNGFADALRRNDTISWRHVRHEESAAFAASAEAALTGELAVCVGSCGPGNLHLINGLFDAHRSRVPVLAIAAHIPATEIGTGYFQETHPEQLFRECSAFCEMVSTPEQMPRLLDIALRTAVEKQDVAVLVIPGETFLAPCPKRRAGAPIRHIPRVTRPTDGEIARAAATLNAAERVTILAGAGVKDSHDEVVELARVLQAPIVHALRGKEFIEYDNPYDVGMTGLLGFSSGYRAIEKCDTLLMLGTDFPYEQFYPSKATIIQVDIRGEQIGRRCPVDLPLVGDVGDTVRALLPSITTGRDSEHLSTSLAHYATARRRLDDLADNDRNRAPIHPQYLARLISEKASDDAVFIPDVGSPVVWAARYLAMNGARRLIGSFTHGSMANAVSQAIGAQTAFPDRQVIALAGDGGLAMLLGELLTITQNRLPVKIVVFDNSSLNFVEVEMKAAGFVNYGTDLENPDFAALAESVGIRGRRVEQPDDLADAVDEFLAHDGPALLDVVTARQELSIPPAITAAQAKGFTLYALRTVLSGRGDELVDLAETNLFRRLFD; from the coding sequence ATGTCGACCACAGTCGCGGAGAGGATCGTCGAGGAGCTCGACCGTGCGGGAGTGCGGCGCGTCCACGGGCTACCAGGCGATTCGCTCAACGGTTTCGCCGATGCCCTGCGCAGGAACGACACCATCTCGTGGCGGCATGTCCGGCACGAGGAGTCGGCGGCCTTCGCCGCGTCCGCGGAAGCCGCCCTCACCGGTGAACTCGCGGTGTGCGTGGGAAGTTGCGGGCCCGGCAATCTGCATCTGATCAACGGACTGTTCGACGCACACCGCAGTCGTGTTCCGGTCCTCGCGATCGCCGCGCACATCCCCGCGACCGAGATCGGCACCGGCTACTTCCAGGAAACGCACCCCGAGCAGCTGTTCCGGGAATGCAGTGCCTTCTGCGAGATGGTCAGCACTCCCGAGCAGATGCCGCGCCTGCTCGACATCGCGCTGCGCACCGCCGTCGAGAAGCAGGACGTCGCGGTGCTCGTCATCCCGGGCGAGACCTTCCTCGCGCCGTGCCCGAAGCGACGAGCGGGCGCCCCCATCCGCCACATCCCGCGCGTCACACGTCCCACCGACGGCGAGATCGCGCGTGCCGCTGCCACTCTCAATGCCGCCGAGCGGGTGACCATTCTCGCCGGCGCCGGGGTGAAGGATTCCCACGACGAGGTCGTCGAGCTGGCGCGGGTCCTGCAGGCCCCCATCGTGCATGCGCTGCGCGGCAAGGAGTTCATCGAGTACGACAACCCTTACGACGTGGGAATGACCGGGCTGCTGGGCTTCTCGTCGGGGTATCGCGCGATCGAGAAGTGCGACACCCTGCTCATGCTCGGCACCGACTTCCCGTACGAACAGTTCTATCCCTCGAAGGCGACGATCATCCAGGTCGACATCCGCGGTGAGCAGATCGGCCGACGCTGTCCCGTCGACCTGCCACTCGTCGGTGACGTCGGCGACACCGTCCGAGCGCTTCTGCCGTCGATCACCACCGGCCGCGACTCCGAACACCTGTCGACCTCGCTGGCCCACTACGCCACGGCGCGGCGCCGCCTCGACGACCTCGCCGACAACGACCGCAATCGGGCACCGATCCACCCGCAGTACCTGGCCCGCCTGATCAGCGAGAAGGCCAGTGACGACGCAGTGTTCATCCCCGACGTCGGTTCACCGGTGGTCTGGGCGGCTCGCTACCTCGCGATGAACGGGGCCCGCCGCCTGATCGGTTCGTTCACCCATGGCTCGATGGCCAACGCGGTGTCCCAGGCCATCGGTGCGCAGACCGCCTTTCCCGACCGCCAGGTCATCGCGCTCGCCGGCGACGGCGGGCTGGCGATGCTGCTCGGCGAGTTGCTCACCATCACGCAGAACCGGCTGCCGGTGAAGATCGTCGTCTTCGACAACTCGTCCCTGAACTTCGTCGAGGTCGAGATGAAGGCCGCCGGATTCGTCAATTACGGAACCGATCTGGAGAACCCGGACTTCGCCGCGCTGGCGGAGTCGGTCGGCATCCGAGGCCGCCGGGTCGAGCAGCCCGACGATCTCGCCGACGCGGTCGACGAGTTCCTCGCCCACGACGGTCCGGCCCTGCTCGACGTCGTCACCGCCCGGCAGGAGCTGTCCATTCCGCCGGCGATCACCGCCGCCCAGGCGAAGGGGTTCACGCTGTACGCCCTGCGAACCGTGCTGTCGGGACGTGGCGACGAACTGGTCGACCTCGCCGAGACCAACCTGTTCCGACGTCTGTTCGACTAG
- a CDS encoding nitroreductase family deazaflavin-dependent oxidoreductase, whose amino-acid sequence MSANAELSPEGWVREQTEKILEQGTTDGVTVMDRPIVLFTTTGAKSGKKRYVPLMRVEENGKYLMVASKGGAPEHPAWYHNVKANPQVTAQDGTEVKELTARELSDGEERDHWWELAVAAYPPYAEYQTKTDRQIPVFVLE is encoded by the coding sequence ATGAGTGCTAATGCAGAGTTGAGTCCTGAAGGCTGGGTCCGCGAGCAGACCGAGAAGATCCTCGAGCAGGGCACCACCGACGGTGTGACAGTGATGGACCGCCCGATCGTCCTGTTCACGACCACCGGCGCCAAGTCGGGCAAGAAGCGCTACGTCCCGCTGATGCGCGTCGAAGAGAACGGCAAGTACCTGATGGTCGCCTCGAAGGGCGGCGCTCCCGAGCATCCGGCCTGGTACCACAACGTGAAGGCGAATCCTCAGGTCACCGCTCAGGACGGCACCGAGGTGAAGGAACTGACCGCTCGTGAGCTGAGTGACGGCGAGGAGCGTGACCACTGGTGGGAGCTCGCTGTCGCGGCCTACCCTCCCTACGCGGAGTACCAGACCAAGACCGACCGGCAGATCCCGGTGTTCGTCCTCGAATGA
- a CDS encoding methylated-DNA--[protein]-cysteine S-methyltransferase, giving the protein MPSPRRALLPTPVGTVAVDSNGSAIVRVAWRVGTDTATDIDTTDAVLAEAIRQLRAYFTGELTDFDLPVDLDGMSDAARAVLTTLHREVTHGDTVTYGELAAMTCTRVSARGVGTIMGINPVPLIVPCHRVIAGDGLGGYSGGTTGQGLATKRWLLEFEGALPPTLF; this is encoded by the coding sequence ATGCCCTCACCACGCCGTGCTCTCCTGCCGACGCCGGTCGGCACCGTGGCCGTCGACAGCAACGGCTCCGCCATCGTGCGCGTGGCCTGGCGGGTCGGCACCGACACAGCGACCGACATCGACACCACCGATGCGGTTCTCGCCGAAGCGATCCGACAACTCCGGGCCTACTTCACCGGCGAGCTCACCGACTTCGATCTGCCTGTCGACCTCGACGGGATGTCGGACGCCGCGCGTGCAGTCCTGACGACGCTGCATCGGGAGGTCACCCACGGCGACACCGTCACCTACGGGGAGTTGGCGGCGATGACCTGCACACGGGTCTCCGCGCGTGGCGTCGGGACCATCATGGGCATCAATCCGGTACCGCTGATCGTCCCCTGCCATCGCGTGATCGCGGGTGACGGTCTCGGCGGCTACTCGGGAGGCACGACCGGTCAGGGTCTGGCGACCAAGCGCTGGTTGCTCGAGTTCGAAGGCGCTCTCCCGCCGACACTGTTCTGA
- a CDS encoding oxygenase MpaB family protein has protein sequence MSTSLSSDAPAFPTAVGYESAMANRRLRRARALVRRATGKDLFPEQENLRTFAADMFRTDPVAERFVDEVYGTIGGDAARALLDQALTDGLDSIDDPPPALVELFEEFEAVPDWVDPELIAEGEAIWRRWGTGLFSVAGGITLEMYTEAAVAKPLSLAGGYAGDNALRRFLETSRFWIDVSQPGALLTPGSQGRATAMRVRVMHVWVRRTVADHPEWDRHRWGDPISQSYQLLTLLGGSVVPAMALWLTGVQTTPREIRVLLHYQRYLGHLLGVRTQWYPETIADSLRLLAFVTSTRSYDAGDDGAELIESFPAAFAKSGATGLERLRGRYNAAMYAAYSSIYMLPTTRLRYRMPSPVPGVLVIVLRLPAVIVVETLRRLSPRFRRLHEKWMCRHRENWHDWQTSGRPAEYAHGKGLRR, from the coding sequence GTGTCCACTTCGCTGTCGTCCGACGCTCCCGCGTTTCCCACCGCGGTCGGCTATGAGTCCGCGATGGCGAACCGGCGCCTCCGACGCGCCCGGGCGCTGGTCCGCCGCGCCACCGGGAAGGACCTCTTCCCGGAGCAGGAGAACCTGCGCACCTTCGCCGCAGACATGTTCCGCACCGATCCGGTCGCCGAACGGTTCGTCGACGAGGTCTACGGCACGATCGGCGGCGACGCGGCCCGAGCGCTCCTCGACCAAGCACTCACCGACGGCCTCGACAGCATCGACGATCCCCCGCCGGCGCTGGTCGAGTTGTTCGAGGAGTTCGAGGCCGTGCCCGACTGGGTCGACCCCGAGCTGATCGCCGAGGGCGAGGCCATCTGGCGTCGGTGGGGTACCGGCCTGTTCAGTGTCGCCGGCGGGATCACCCTGGAGATGTACACCGAAGCCGCTGTGGCGAAGCCGCTGTCACTGGCCGGCGGTTACGCGGGAGACAACGCGTTGCGCAGGTTTCTGGAGACCTCGCGCTTCTGGATCGACGTCTCGCAACCCGGGGCGTTGCTCACGCCGGGGTCGCAGGGTCGCGCGACGGCCATGCGGGTGCGCGTCATGCACGTGTGGGTTCGTCGCACGGTCGCCGACCACCCGGAATGGGATCGGCATCGCTGGGGCGACCCGATCAGCCAGTCGTATCAATTGCTGACCCTGCTCGGCGGCAGCGTGGTTCCGGCAATGGCCCTGTGGCTGACCGGAGTACAGACGACGCCCCGTGAGATCCGGGTCCTGCTGCACTACCAGCGCTACCTCGGCCACCTGCTGGGTGTACGCACCCAGTGGTACCCCGAGACCATCGCCGACTCGCTGCGATTGCTGGCGTTCGTCACCTCGACCCGCAGCTACGACGCCGGGGACGACGGCGCCGAGCTCATCGAGTCGTTCCCCGCGGCGTTCGCGAAGAGCGGAGCGACCGGCCTGGAGCGACTTCGCGGCCGGTACAACGCGGCGATGTACGCGGCCTATTCGAGCATCTACATGCTGCCCACGACGCGGTTGCGCTATCGGATGCCGAGTCCGGTTCCGGGGGTGCTGGTCATCGTGCTCCGCCTGCCCGCCGTGATCGTCGTCGAGACACTCCGTCGACTGTCACCCCGATTTCGCCGGCTGCACGAGAAGTGGATGTGCCGCCACCGGGAGAACTGGCACGACTGGCAGACCTCCGGGCGTCCCGCCGAGTACGCGCACGGGAAAGGACTCCGGCGCTGA
- a CDS encoding MBL fold metallo-hydrolase, translating into MRRVLADLWETISDSPFPGLTTHAYLWTSNRNVLFYSVASDAEFDDFERLGGIDHQYLSHQDEAGPQLGAISERFGATLHAPAAEANRIGGHARIGVAVADRHIDDNGVEVIPTPGHSPGSTSYLATGADGDRYLFTGDTLYRNASGRWTAGYLPGISDADQLEASLELLGTLDPDVVISSAYAGDSAVHRVDASTWSADVAEAALGVRAAVDRQA; encoded by the coding sequence ATGCGCCGCGTTCTCGCCGACCTGTGGGAAACCATCAGCGACAGTCCGTTTCCCGGACTGACCACACATGCCTACCTGTGGACGTCGAACCGGAACGTCCTTTTCTACTCGGTTGCCTCCGACGCCGAGTTCGACGACTTCGAGCGGCTCGGAGGAATCGATCACCAGTACCTGTCGCATCAGGACGAGGCCGGGCCGCAGCTGGGCGCGATCTCCGAACGCTTCGGGGCGACGCTGCACGCGCCGGCCGCCGAAGCGAACCGGATCGGCGGCCACGCTCGGATCGGGGTTGCCGTCGCGGACCGGCACATCGACGACAACGGGGTCGAGGTGATCCCGACACCCGGCCATTCCCCGGGGAGCACGAGCTACCTCGCGACAGGCGCCGACGGCGACCGGTACCTGTTCACCGGGGACACTCTCTACCGCAACGCCTCGGGGCGATGGACCGCCGGATACCTACCGGGTATCAGCGACGCGGACCAGCTCGAGGCGAGTCTGGAACTCCTGGGAACGCTCGATCCGGACGTCGTCATCTCCAGTGCCTATGCGGGTGACTCCGCCGTTCACCGGGTCGACGCGTCGACGTGGAGCGCGGATGTCGCGGAGGCCGCCCTCGGTGTGCGGGCGGCCGTCGACCGGCAGGCCTAG
- a CDS encoding chorismate mutase family protein, with translation MNQSTNIDGRVLGENELSERELEALRTELDGIDDRLLEDVRARLEVCTRIAQLKRRHAIAVMQPHRVGAVHEHAHRFAVDHDLSPDFLHALYDLMISETCRVEDLIVAAEQPRPNRGSARQANPDRAPVQRTSADSSAE, from the coding sequence GTGAACCAATCGACGAACATCGACGGGCGAGTGCTGGGTGAGAACGAGCTCAGCGAACGCGAACTCGAAGCACTGCGAACGGAATTGGACGGGATCGACGATCGATTGCTCGAAGACGTGCGCGCCCGGCTCGAGGTGTGTACCCGCATCGCGCAACTCAAACGGCGACACGCCATTGCCGTGATGCAACCGCACCGCGTCGGAGCTGTGCACGAGCACGCCCACCGGTTCGCCGTCGATCATGACCTGTCCCCGGATTTCCTGCACGCCCTCTACGACCTGATGATCTCGGAGACCTGCCGCGTCGAGGACCTCATCGTGGCGGCCGAGCAACCACGGCCGAACCGCGGTTCGGCGCGACAGGCGAACCCGGATCGGGCCCCCGTCCAGCGCACGTCCGCCGACTCGAGCGCGGAGTGA
- a CDS encoding fused (3R)-hydroxyacyl-ACP dehydratase subunits HadA/HadB: protein MTHTPTTTATTDDPAGIESRVGHYYVLDGSYQVGREKVREYARAVQDYHGAHWEPEAAAALGYPGLVTPLTFTSIPAMAANRELFEKVIVGYDTYVQTEQVFEQHRPIVAGDELTTDVELTSVRRIAGKDLITVTNTMTDAAGERVHTMHTTVVGVTADEVDPELSRAVRKVMMHDVNIFSHDESAQRYVKTVRPDGDIRAADDTGRTSGARNFDELSVGDELPAHTFRLSRGDLVNYGGVAGDANPIHWDETSAKLAGLPDVIAHGMLTMGLGAAFVSSWSGDPGAVTRYAVRLSQPAVVSGAEGGEIEYSGRIKSLDPETRTGVVIVVAKSGGRKIFGLATMTIRFK, encoded by the coding sequence GTGACGCACACTCCGACGACCACCGCCACGACCGATGATCCCGCCGGGATCGAATCCCGCGTGGGTCATTACTACGTCCTCGACGGCTCGTACCAGGTCGGGCGAGAGAAGGTTCGCGAGTACGCACGCGCGGTCCAGGACTATCACGGCGCCCATTGGGAGCCCGAAGCCGCTGCGGCACTGGGTTATCCGGGACTCGTCACACCGTTGACCTTCACCTCCATCCCGGCCATGGCGGCGAACCGGGAGCTCTTCGAGAAGGTCATCGTCGGATATGACACCTACGTGCAGACCGAGCAGGTCTTCGAGCAGCACCGTCCGATCGTCGCCGGGGACGAGCTGACCACCGACGTCGAGCTGACCAGTGTTCGGCGGATCGCGGGTAAAGACCTCATCACCGTGACCAACACCATGACCGACGCCGCGGGCGAGCGAGTGCACACGATGCACACCACGGTCGTCGGCGTGACCGCCGACGAGGTCGACCCGGAGTTGAGCAGAGCGGTTCGCAAGGTGATGATGCACGACGTCAACATCTTCAGCCACGACGAGTCCGCGCAACGATACGTGAAGACGGTTCGTCCCGACGGCGACATCCGGGCCGCCGATGACACCGGCCGGACGTCGGGAGCCCGCAACTTCGACGAATTGAGCGTCGGCGACGAGCTGCCGGCGCACACCTTCCGGCTGTCCCGCGGCGATCTCGTGAACTACGGCGGTGTCGCAGGCGACGCCAATCCCATCCACTGGGACGAGACGAGCGCGAAGCTGGCGGGCCTGCCCGATGTGATTGCGCACGGCATGCTGACCATGGGCCTCGGGGCCGCCTTCGTGTCCTCGTGGTCTGGTGACCCGGGCGCCGTCACCCGCTACGCGGTCCGCCTGTCCCAGCCCGCTGTCGTCTCGGGCGCCGAAGGCGGCGAGATCGAATACAGCGGTCGCATCAAGTCGCTCGATCCGGAGACCCGAACGGGCGTCGTCATCGTGGTGGCGAAGTCGGGTGGTCGCAAGATCTTCGGTCTCGCGACCATGACCATCCGCTTCAAGTGA
- a CDS encoding ABC transporter permease has protein sequence MTALTHTVSDSRVMIRRNVRRLLRFPALTVMLVGIPVVFLLLFVFVFGGQLGAGMTTQSGDSGRAAYLDYVVPGIVLVTVASAVQGTAIVVAMDMTAGIINRFRTMDIARSAVLTGHVVASLLQALFSIVVVLAVAVAIGFRPTAGPLDWLGAFGVTSVFAIALIWLSVYLGLAAKSVETASNTPMFLTILPFLSTGFVPAESLPAGLRQFAEYQPFTPVIEVLRGTLTDATVPAGSVIAALAWSVAIGGASYFLALRTYERRRIPG, from the coding sequence ATGACGGCCCTGACCCACACGGTGTCGGATTCGCGGGTCATGATCCGCCGCAACGTTCGTCGGCTCCTCCGGTTCCCGGCACTCACCGTGATGCTGGTCGGAATCCCGGTCGTTTTCCTGCTGCTCTTCGTCTTCGTGTTCGGCGGGCAGCTCGGCGCCGGGATGACCACGCAATCCGGTGACAGCGGGCGGGCCGCCTACCTCGACTACGTGGTGCCCGGGATCGTGCTGGTCACCGTCGCGTCAGCGGTGCAGGGTACCGCCATCGTCGTGGCGATGGACATGACCGCGGGAATCATCAACCGATTCCGCACGATGGACATCGCCCGCTCCGCGGTCCTGACCGGTCACGTGGTGGCCAGCCTGCTCCAGGCACTGTTCAGCATCGTCGTCGTCCTCGCCGTTGCGGTCGCGATCGGGTTCCGACCGACGGCCGGTCCTCTCGACTGGCTGGGCGCGTTCGGGGTGACCAGCGTGTTCGCGATCGCATTGATCTGGCTGTCGGTCTATCTCGGACTGGCGGCGAAAAGCGTGGAGACGGCCAGCAACACACCGATGTTCCTCACGATCCTGCCTTTTCTCAGCACAGGTTTCGTCCCGGCCGAGTCGCTGCCCGCCGGGCTGAGGCAGTTCGCGGAGTATCAGCCCTTCACACCCGTCATCGAGGTCCTGCGCGGTACCCTCACCGACGCCACGGTCCCTGCCGGGAGCGTGATCGCGGCACTCGCCTGGAGTGTTGCCATCGGCGGGGCCTCGTACTTCCTCGCGCTCCGAACCTATGAGCGGCGGCGCATTCCCGGATAG
- a CDS encoding recombinase family protein has protein sequence MALGYARETAGAHPLAPQIDALTDAGVDPTRIYTDASDRSAPSGHRPGMAALLDYARAGDITVVVGIDRLGRTVHEVMEIANQMTGRRIGLRSLREGIDTADPAGAMLVAVLASLAELDDAGPRSDRSTPRTLRGSTSTIGRPRALDADQVARAEQMRARGVSVPKIAQELGVSRATLYRTLAERRSVR, from the coding sequence ATGGCCCTCGGCTATGCCCGCGAAACAGCCGGCGCCCACCCACTCGCGCCGCAGATCGATGCACTCACCGACGCCGGCGTCGATCCCACACGCATCTACACCGACGCGAGCGACCGATCCGCACCTTCCGGCCACCGGCCCGGGATGGCCGCACTTCTCGACTACGCACGTGCCGGAGACATCACGGTGGTGGTCGGTATCGATCGCCTGGGCCGCACCGTGCACGAGGTCATGGAGATCGCCAACCAGATGACCGGGCGTCGTATCGGACTGCGCTCGTTACGCGAGGGCATCGACACCGCCGACCCGGCCGGAGCGATGCTCGTCGCAGTCTTGGCGTCGTTGGCCGAACTCGACGACGCGGGACCGCGGTCGGACCGTTCGACTCCGAGGACGCTGCGCGGGTCGACGTCGACCATCGGTCGTCCGCGCGCGCTCGACGCCGACCAGGTGGCGCGCGCCGAGCAGATGCGCGCGCGAGGGGTCTCCGTACCGAAGATCGCGCAGGAGCTCGGGGTCAGTCGCGCAACCCTGTATCGTACGCTTGCCGAAAGGCGTTCGGTCCGTTGA
- a CDS encoding alpha/beta fold hydrolase, which produces MGLTHSDGHATGSRLIETPAGPVECIDVGTGPPLVFLHGSPGGCDQGVLMTRFLAGSHRVIAISRPGYLGTPLGHDTRAPAAQGELAAATLDALGVERFALMCWSGGGPAAYSLAAAVPERVASMVAVAAVSTRFDPRSSLRGRLELSEEKLLFSRFGQWLATTLVSKAPSTAISTLLSGEGDLSRAQIRALTAEIIADDDQRTLAIDLFDTVSGSRKAGFDNDFDQFRDFDLPLAEVSAPVLAIHARTDADVPFDQSVHAAQTLPDARLEAVDEGTHLSLWLGQDAPRLQSLVVDHLSGASRT; this is translated from the coding sequence ATGGGACTCACACACTCCGACGGCCATGCGACCGGATCGCGGCTGATCGAGACGCCGGCCGGGCCGGTCGAGTGCATCGACGTCGGGACGGGACCGCCGCTGGTGTTCCTGCACGGGTCGCCGGGTGGCTGTGACCAGGGTGTTCTGATGACTCGTTTCCTCGCCGGGTCGCACCGTGTCATCGCGATCTCGCGGCCCGGTTACCTGGGCACGCCCCTCGGTCATGACACGCGCGCCCCGGCAGCGCAGGGTGAGCTGGCCGCGGCCACCCTGGATGCACTCGGGGTCGAGCGTTTCGCGCTGATGTGCTGGTCCGGTGGTGGACCCGCCGCGTACTCGCTGGCTGCCGCGGTGCCGGAGCGGGTCGCATCGATGGTCGCCGTCGCCGCGGTCAGCACTCGTTTCGACCCGCGGAGCAGCCTGCGCGGACGACTCGAACTATCCGAGGAGAAACTCCTCTTCAGCCGTTTCGGTCAGTGGCTGGCGACCACGCTCGTGTCGAAGGCGCCGTCCACGGCCATCTCGACACTCCTGTCCGGTGAGGGAGACCTGTCGCGTGCGCAGATCAGGGCGCTCACCGCGGAGATCATCGCCGATGACGACCAGCGCACGCTGGCGATCGATCTGTTCGACACCGTGTCGGGGTCGCGAAAAGCGGGCTTCGACAACGACTTCGACCAATTCCGTGACTTCGACCTACCGCTCGCGGAGGTGAGCGCACCCGTGCTGGCGATACACGCCCGAACCGACGCCGACGTCCCGTTCGATCAGAGTGTCCACGCGGCGCAGACGCTGCCCGATGCTCGCCTCGAAGCCGTCGACGAAGGAACGCACCTGTCGTTGTGGCTCGGCCAGGACGCTCCAAGGCTGCAGTCGCTGGTCGTCGACCATCTGTCCGGGGCGTCGCGAACGTGA
- a CDS encoding GyrI-like domain-containing protein, whose translation MPEKVDFKKTFDTYKAHRGRIRVLEVPLMRYLMIDGSGDPNTTPQFVATIETLYPVAYTLKFASRGELGRDYVVPPLEGLWWAEDMSAFTGARDKGRWSWTLMLMIPDWIDDGLLDAAVLRVGSKKPPPRLDGLRIASLDEGLCVQTLHHGSFDDEGPVLAEMHERFIPDNGLTMRGHHHEIYFSDFRRVAPDRLRTLLRQPVEPATPATGIS comes from the coding sequence GTGCCCGAGAAGGTCGATTTCAAGAAGACATTCGACACGTACAAGGCCCATCGGGGCCGGATACGTGTGCTCGAGGTACCCCTGATGCGCTACCTCATGATCGACGGGTCGGGAGACCCGAACACCACGCCGCAGTTCGTGGCGACCATCGAGACGCTCTACCCGGTCGCGTACACCCTGAAGTTCGCGAGCCGAGGCGAGCTGGGCCGCGACTACGTCGTCCCCCCGCTCGAGGGTCTCTGGTGGGCCGAGGACATGAGCGCTTTCACCGGTGCTCGCGACAAGGGCCGCTGGAGTTGGACTCTCATGCTGATGATCCCGGACTGGATCGACGACGGACTGCTCGACGCCGCCGTCCTGCGGGTCGGCTCGAAGAAACCACCGCCGCGCCTCGACGGCCTCCGCATCGCATCCCTGGACGAGGGCCTGTGCGTCCAGACGCTTCACCACGGTTCGTTCGACGACGAGGGCCCGGTGCTGGCAGAGATGCACGAGCGGTTCATACCCGACAACGGTTTGACCATGCGGGGCCATCACCACGAGATCTATTTCAGCGACTTCCGCCGGGTCGCGCCGGACAGACTCCGGACGCTGTTGCGCCAGCCGGTGGAACCCGCGACACCGGCCACCGGGATTTCGTAG